GGCGGCTGTTATGGCCATGATAGATGAGGATCAGAAAGAGGCAGTAAGGGAGCTTTTTGACAGGCTTGCTGACCTCTATATAAAGATACTTGATAACTATCTTAAGTACTATGACCATATAGATGGTTTTTATTTTCATGATGATTGGGGCGCACAGAAGGAGACCTTTTTCTCTCCTGATACTGCGGCTGACCTGATTGTGCCTCCCATGAAAAGGGTAACCGATTTTATACATTCAAAGGGGAGGTTTGCGGAACTCCACAGTTGCGGCATGCTTTTAAAACAGGTGCCCAACATGATCGCTGCCGGCTGGGATGCATGGGGCGGTCAGGCTATAAACGATTTTGAAACGATCTATGACCTTTATGGTGATAAAATACTTGTCGGAGTTGTGCCTGAAAGGTTTGATCCCAAAACCACCACTGAAGATGAACAGAGGGCAATAGCAAAAAGATATGTAGAAAGATTCTGCAACCCTGAAAAGCCAAGCTATCTCCACAGGTATGGCGCACAGTACCTGACACCAGCATTCAGGGAGACCCTTTATATAGAGTCCAGGAAAAGATACAGCAAATAAATGAATAGTGTCCATTCAGGAAGAGACAAATTCTGGATGGACACTGCATAGATTTAGTATACAAAAAATTGCGATACCCTTTTGATCTTATGATATTAATACCATTATTTATGGGGAATGAATATCTTCCATATCTGTTTTAATCAGTCAAAAGAGAGCTCTGTTCGGCTTATCAGGTCGCCCTGCAGCTCCTCGCTCAATTCAACAAAATAGGCGCTGTAACCTGCTATGCGCACTAGAAGGTCCTTGTACTGTTCAGGTTGTTTTTGAGCACAGATCATAACATCCCTGCCTATGATATTAAACTGGCTTTGCATCCCTTTACAGTCAAAATAGACATCCATAAGGGCAATGAGATTATCCCTGCCTGTTTCACCTGACACAGCGCCGGGGCTGAATTTCCAGTTAAGGATAATGCCGTTACCAATCCGGCTGTGGTCAAGCTTGGCAACTGATTTTGCTATTGCTGTTGGCCCGTTTCTATCGTGTGATGATACCTTTGTATGCGCAGGGCCTATGCAGTCTGAGAGAGGTTCATATGCCTTTCTGCCATCAGGTGTGGCGGCTGTAAAGAAACCTGCCATTACATTCTGTGAAACTGAAAAGACACCGGGCATAAATTCGCCTCCATGGGCGGTTGGCCGGTGTTCAACATGCTTGCAGTATGTGGCTGCAACAAATTTTGCTATATCGTCGGCATAATCGTCATCATTGCCGTAACAGTGCATCTTTTCGCTGTTTACAAGGGCATATAAAGGCTCATACCCTTCCCAGTCTGCCTTTAATGCCTTAAGATAGGAGGCGCCATCTATCTTTTTTTCATCAAACACCAGTTGCTTTATTGCTGTGAGGCCATCAGCAACAGTCCCTATGCCAACCCCCTGGGGTCCGCTGTGGTTATATTTTGCCCCGCCAACTGATACATCCATCCCTTTCCCGATACAGTCATCTATTAAAAGTGAAAGGTAGGGGAGGGGTTTTAACCTCTGATGGGCCATATCCACCTTGTTTACCTGGCTTATCATGAGGTTGCACCAGTACTTCATCTGTTTATCAAATGAATCCATCACATCATCAAATGATTTAAATGTATCAAGACCACCTGTATCAATGCCGAGCCTTCCGCCGATCCCCGCACATTTACTGTGTCTCATGCATTTTACGCTGCAATCTATGCAGCGGCCGTGGTTAATGGCAAGCTGCATTACCTTTGCTATATTAAATGAGCTGGAATCATGCCAGCCGTATGTCTTACCAGGTACACAGGGCTCGACACAGCCTATGCCAACATAATCCCTCGCCTCTTCTATAGGTTTGTCATAGTTGAGAAGGGCCTTGATCATCTCAGAGTCATTAAATACCTTTGGTTCACCTGTGCCGATCCTGATGACATTAAAGGTCTTTATCTTGAATTCCCTTGGGGAATTTTCATTAAGCCTTACACCCATCCAGGGGTTTGGTATCCTTGTGTGAGCATGCGCATCCAGCACCATGTAGCTCAGGTCATTTGTTGCGTCATTGCCATCCCTGTCCACGCCGCCCACATCCAGTGCAGTGCCCCCCATTATGGTGCCACTGGAAAATACGATTGCCATCTTGTCGCGGATCTTGCACAGCTCATGCATTTTTAAAAAGGACATCTCTATCAGCTCCTGGACAAACTCACGCTTAAAGGTGCCTTTAGCTATATCATTTTTATAAAAGGGGTAAAAAAGCTGGTCAAAACGGCCGTATGTTACAGAGTGACCGTTTGTTTCAATGATTATCATGTTGGTGGCAATGTGCCATAGCTGTATTGCCTCCCAGAAGTCCCTTGGAACACCTTCAGCCACCTGGGCACAGTTAGCGGAAATACGGATCAGCTCTGCCTTTCTGCGTTCATCACCCTCTTTTTGCGCCATCTCATAAGCCAGCTTTGCATAGCGCTTTATATAGGTAACAGCCCCTTCAAGGGAGATAAGGGCTGCATCATAGAACTCTTTTTTAGTGATATCTGAGGGGTTTGCAGTATCTAATTCCGCCCTTTTTTCAATGATTTGAGTTCTGATACCCCCAAAACCAAGCGAGAAGAGTTTTTCATAATTGGCGCACACATGACCTACTCCTGCTGAGGCAAAGAGCCCGAAAAAGTTAACACCCTTTTCAAGGTGTGATCCTTTTCGCTCCTCTTCGGTCAGGGTGCTTAATATATGCTCTTCAAGGGTGTTGCCTTTCCAGTATTTTTGTATGCCTAAAAGGGCCTTTTTGGTCTTTTCATCAATCACATAACGGTCATTTCTGCGTTGATCAAGGGGTGAGTTGATCATCTCATCACAGAGCCAGTCAATGGAAAATTCAGGGTACACTGGCGCACTCTTTGCGGGGGCAGCTATCTCGCCCACAATAAGCTCGTCAGGCCAGATATTTATTGTAACATTTTCAAGCACATCCCTGTATGACATGGCGCACTTTAATATCTGTGGTAAGTCATTGTATTTTTTGAAGTATCCCTCTGTATATATTACGGCCCGCTGTGCATCGGCAGTGGTATCCCTTTCCTTAAGCCATCTTAAGATATTGTTTATCCTGGGAAATGGCGACGGGTCTTTTGTAATGGCTGAAACCCCAACCCCCCACTCCTTATCATAGGGCTCTATTGCAAGGGGGGCTGTTGATTTTGGGTTATTTTCCTTATTTGCGGTTTCCATTATTTATACCTCTTATGATGATAATCGGCCTCTTATTAAAAAAACTCTAGGAAAAAGGGAAATTTGCGTGTAATATATTTCAATGGTCAAAATATATATCCTGAGCGTTTTAAGTCAAGAATTATTCAGGAATTTATATTATTATATTGATTATTACCAGTTCGTAATTACTTATATAAACTAAACCTGCTGTGGTAATAAAAGGCTTTATTAACATTTTTTTCAGGGAGTTAAAAAATGGTAGCAAGCAAAGAGTTTGATAACACATACAAGGCAGCAGAAAAAATAGCGCCGCAGGCTGTTGAGCCCTTTGACAAAGAATGGGGAGTGGGTATATCGGGTAACACGCCTGAACCCTCGCCGTTTCCACGAATTAACAGGATATTAAAAAATACCGCAAAAACAACCAACGGCTTTGTCCCGCCAGAAAGGGCGCTCCTTGTTACCGAGGCCATTAAAAAGAACCCCGGAGCCTCCCAGGTAACAAAATGTGCTGAAGGCATGGCAAACCTGTTAAGAAACACCCCGATTTATATTTATGATGATGAACTTATAGTGGGGGGCCTGGGTTGTGAGAAAAAAGGGGCGCCTGTTTTTCCTGAGTTTGGTCTAAACTGGGTAGTAGATGAGATGCGTGACGGGCTTATGGACTATAGCCCTGAGCGCACCCATGATTATTTCAGTTTTACAAAAGAAGCATATGAAAAGCTTGAGTCCATCAGGGATTTCTGGAATGGTAAAACCATTGAAGACTATGCAAATTCGCTCCTTACTGATGATGAATTAAAGGGGTCGCATGCGGGCAAAGGGGTATTTTTTGCAGATGCCTATATGTTCTGCGGGGCAGGGCACCTTGGTCTTTCATATGAAAGGCTGTTTAAGATCGGTTACAAAGGTATAAGGCAGATGATAGTTGACGCCTTAAAGGATGTTGATAAAACCTCACCTGACGGACTTAAAAAATATACCTTCCTGAAGGCAGAGCTCCTTGTAAACGAAGCTGCTACAGATCACATAAAACGATACGCCACCCTTGCCTGGGAAAAGGCCAAAAGCACATCTGATGAGACCAGGAAAAAAGAGCTCATACAGATGCATGAAAACCTGCTCTGGATATCTGAAAACCCTCCCCGGACCTTCTGGGAGGCAATCCAGCTTGTGCATATTGCAAACTGCATGATACACATGGAATGTAACGGCCACTCTATTTCATACGGCCGGTTTGACCAGTACATGTATCCATTATTTAAGAAGGATATAAAAGAGGGTACTGCAACCCGTGAATTCTGCCAGGAGTTGATAGAGAATTTCTTCATTAAGATATGGGACCTGAACAAACTTAGGAGCCATGTGCTCATTAAAACATTCGGTAACGGCGGGGTAGGGGGCCAGTGCCTGACCCTTGGAGGCCTAGACAGGGACGGAAAGGATGCCACCAATGAGCTTACCTTTATGGGCATAGATGCACATACCCATATCAGGATACCAACCCCGTGGCTTGCTGTAAGGATGCATGCAGGCACACCTTGGGAACTCAAGGTAAAGGTGGCAAATGCCATACGCCTTGGAACTGGTGAACCAAAGATATTTAATGACGATGTTGCTATACCATCGATGCTTTCATCATATACAGATATAAAGGATGCGCGAGACTATCAGGTGGTAGGGTGCGTTGAGCCTGATGCAACCGGTAAATCATACGGCTGGAAGGATTGCGGTCACATGAACATGGCAAAGGTGCTTGAGCTTGCAATGAATAACGGCAGGTGCATAGACTGCGGCCCTCAGTGCATGAGATGGGAAAAATGCGGCGCAATAGGTGAAAGGCTCGGCCTTGAGACCGGCAGCCTTGAGGATTTTAAGACATTTGAAGAGGTACTTAATGCCTATGACAGGCAGATGGAATACTGGTGTGACCGCCAGATCGCGGTATTAAATGCAGTTGATCTTGCGCATCAGGCATTAAAACCCCTGCCCTATCTCTCTTCTGTTATGGAAGGCTGTATTGAAAATGGCAGGGATATAACCCGGGGTGGCGTTAAATATAATTTCAGCGGGCCACAGTGTGTGGGTATAGGCACTACCGGTGATGGGCTTTCAACCATCAAACAGCTTGTATTTGATGAAAAGAGGGTGACAGGTAAGGAGTTGCTTGATGCAATCCGCAACAACTGGGAAGGGTATGAATCACTCTATGCATATGTGAACAGTGATAAGGTGCATCACTATGGCAATGACGATGACTATGCTGATGAACTAACCAAGTTTGCAATGGACACATGGTGCAAACACATAGAAAAACGGCCCAATACAAGGGGCGGGTTCTATCAGCCGGGGGCATATTCTGTTACTGTAAACGTTGCGTTCGGGCTTATGCAGTGGGCATCATTTGAAGGCAGAAAGGCATTTGAACCCCTCTCTGACTGCATGGGGGCAGTTCACACCCGCTTTGCCTCCCACGATATATCAGGCCCAACCGCAATATGCCGTTCAGTTACAAAGCTTGATCATGCGAGGGCTACAAACGGGACACTACTTAACTGGAAATTTTCACCATCATCCCTTACCGGCACTACCGGTCGTGACAGCTTTATTGCTTTAATGGATGAATATATTCAGCGCAAGGGCATGCACAGCCAGTTCAGCGTTGTAAATCAGGAGACCCTGATTGAGGCCCAGAAACATCCGGATGAATACAGGGACCTCCTTATCAGGGTGGCTGGCTACAGCGCCTATTTTGTAGAGCTGTCAAAGGAGCTTCAGGATGATATTATCGGAAGGACAGTGCTCTCCTTTGACTGATCGGTAAATAGCGTAATGAAACTTACAAAAGATGGTGAACCATACGGTCTCATCACCAACATACAGAGATACACAATTCATGACGGCCCTGGAATAAGAACAGAGATCTTCTTCAAGGGCTGTCCCTTAAGGTGCCTGTGGTGCAGCAACCCCGAAGGATTATCTCCATCTCGAGAGATTGGCGTGTATCCTGCCAAATGCATTGGTAACAGCAAGTGCTCATTTTGTATCAAGGCCTGCCCTGAAAAAGAGAATAGCCCTATCAGGACATGTGACGATCACCTCCTTAAAGTGGATGAAAACGCTGAATGCGCAGAGTGTTTTAAATGTGCTGATGAATGCCCTGCGAATGCAATAATGATCTGGGGCAAAAGATATACCATCCCTGAGCTTGTTAAGATCATCCTGAAAGACCGCAATTTTTATCTCAAGACAGGCGGAGGTGTTACCCTTTCCGGGGGAGAGGTAATGCTTCAGTGGGAGTTTGCAAAACTACTCTTGAAGGAATGCAATGCAAACTCAATAAACACCTGTATAGAATCCTCGCTGCACTGTGCAAGAGAACATATGGAACAGGTATATGAATATACTGACCTTATAATTACCGATATTAAACATATGGATACCAGTAAGCACAGAGAATACACAGGTGTTGGTAATGAACTGATCCTTAGCAATATTAAGAGGACAGTTGAGTTAAAGAAACCAGTGGTTCTAAGGATACCTGTTATCCCGGATCATAACAACAGTGAAGAGAATATCCGGGCAACGGCTGAATTTATTAAGAATGAGCTCAATAATAATATCCTGCAACTCCAGCTTTTACCATACAGGAAGATGGGTACAGAAAAATATGAGTCCTTATGCATTCCATACCCAATGGATGATTTTATCCCGCCTGAAAGGGCCGCGTGGGAAAAAAACCTTCTTGATCTTACTGAGATATTGAAAAAATA
Above is a genomic segment from Desulfatiglans sp. containing:
- a CDS encoding methyltransferase, with amino-acid sequence MQIPSFDLKELKVVSEIPESTRMPAIKMYNYPVPIREGVVAAFKRKPLWQIIDPEIKIFTPGIIPDNVARSFVYEANAFDPMDGGGKDMFGIEWEYIPVAGGSMVRPGKPFMEDANEWHERLTWPDVDGWGWEKSAKDNNGTYLKPDIFNMVWFQTGFFERLISFMDFEAAVMAMIDEDQKEAVRELFDRLADLYIKILDNYLKYYDHIDGFYFHDDWGAQKETFFSPDTAADLIVPPMKRVTDFIHSKGRFAELHSCGMLLKQVPNMIAAGWDAWGGQAINDFETIYDLYGDKILVGVVPERFDPKTTTEDEQRAIAKRYVERFCNPEKPSYLHRYGAQYLTPAFRETLYIESRKRYSK
- a CDS encoding glycyl-radical enzyme activating protein, with amino-acid sequence MKLTKDGEPYGLITNIQRYTIHDGPGIRTEIFFKGCPLRCLWCSNPEGLSPSREIGVYPAKCIGNSKCSFCIKACPEKENSPIRTCDDHLLKVDENAECAECFKCADECPANAIMIWGKRYTIPELVKIILKDRNFYLKTGGGVTLSGGEVMLQWEFAKLLLKECNANSINTCIESSLHCAREHMEQVYEYTDLIITDIKHMDTSKHREYTGVGNELILSNIKRTVELKKPVVLRIPVIPDHNNSEENIRATAEFIKNELNNNILQLQLLPYRKMGTEKYESLCIPYPMDDFIPPERAAWEKNLLDLTEILKKYGIPAVAGSTSKMIRA
- a CDS encoding formate C-acetyltransferase/glycerol dehydratase family glycyl radical enzyme, with product MVASKEFDNTYKAAEKIAPQAVEPFDKEWGVGISGNTPEPSPFPRINRILKNTAKTTNGFVPPERALLVTEAIKKNPGASQVTKCAEGMANLLRNTPIYIYDDELIVGGLGCEKKGAPVFPEFGLNWVVDEMRDGLMDYSPERTHDYFSFTKEAYEKLESIRDFWNGKTIEDYANSLLTDDELKGSHAGKGVFFADAYMFCGAGHLGLSYERLFKIGYKGIRQMIVDALKDVDKTSPDGLKKYTFLKAELLVNEAATDHIKRYATLAWEKAKSTSDETRKKELIQMHENLLWISENPPRTFWEAIQLVHIANCMIHMECNGHSISYGRFDQYMYPLFKKDIKEGTATREFCQELIENFFIKIWDLNKLRSHVLIKTFGNGGVGGQCLTLGGLDRDGKDATNELTFMGIDAHTHIRIPTPWLAVRMHAGTPWELKVKVANAIRLGTGEPKIFNDDVAIPSMLSSYTDIKDARDYQVVGCVEPDATGKSYGWKDCGHMNMAKVLELAMNNGRCIDCGPQCMRWEKCGAIGERLGLETGSLEDFKTFEEVLNAYDRQMEYWCDRQIAVLNAVDLAHQALKPLPYLSSVMEGCIENGRDITRGGVKYNFSGPQCVGIGTTGDGLSTIKQLVFDEKRVTGKELLDAIRNNWEGYESLYAYVNSDKVHHYGNDDDYADELTKFAMDTWCKHIEKRPNTRGGFYQPGAYSVTVNVAFGLMQWASFEGRKAFEPLSDCMGAVHTRFASHDISGPTAICRSVTKLDHARATNGTLLNWKFSPSSLTGTTGRDSFIALMDEYIQRKGMHSQFSVVNQETLIEAQKHPDEYRDLLIRVAGYSAYFVELSKELQDDIIGRTVLSFD
- a CDS encoding formate C-acetyltransferase/glycerol dehydratase family glycyl radical enzyme; this translates as METANKENNPKSTAPLAIEPYDKEWGVGVSAITKDPSPFPRINNILRWLKERDTTADAQRAVIYTEGYFKKYNDLPQILKCAMSYRDVLENVTINIWPDELIVGEIAAPAKSAPVYPEFSIDWLCDEMINSPLDQRRNDRYVIDEKTKKALLGIQKYWKGNTLEEHILSTLTEEERKGSHLEKGVNFFGLFASAGVGHVCANYEKLFSLGFGGIRTQIIEKRAELDTANPSDITKKEFYDAALISLEGAVTYIKRYAKLAYEMAQKEGDERRKAELIRISANCAQVAEGVPRDFWEAIQLWHIATNMIIIETNGHSVTYGRFDQLFYPFYKNDIAKGTFKREFVQELIEMSFLKMHELCKIRDKMAIVFSSGTIMGGTALDVGGVDRDGNDATNDLSYMVLDAHAHTRIPNPWMGVRLNENSPREFKIKTFNVIRIGTGEPKVFNDSEMIKALLNYDKPIEEARDYVGIGCVEPCVPGKTYGWHDSSSFNIAKVMQLAINHGRCIDCSVKCMRHSKCAGIGGRLGIDTGGLDTFKSFDDVMDSFDKQMKYWCNLMISQVNKVDMAHQRLKPLPYLSLLIDDCIGKGMDVSVGGAKYNHSGPQGVGIGTVADGLTAIKQLVFDEKKIDGASYLKALKADWEGYEPLYALVNSEKMHCYGNDDDYADDIAKFVAATYCKHVEHRPTAHGGEFMPGVFSVSQNVMAGFFTAATPDGRKAYEPLSDCIGPAHTKVSSHDRNGPTAIAKSVAKLDHSRIGNGIILNWKFSPGAVSGETGRDNLIALMDVYFDCKGMQSQFNIIGRDVMICAQKQPEQYKDLLVRIAGYSAYFVELSEELQGDLISRTELSFD